In Lathamus discolor isolate bLatDis1 chromosome 1, bLatDis1.hap1, whole genome shotgun sequence, the following are encoded in one genomic region:
- the FBXO8 gene encoding F-box only protein 8, producing the protein MGQGLWRVARNQQLQHQGYSGQGYFTREHGRRIATNSVSNTSHRKQAQGGIDIYHLLKTRKTKEQEGFINLEMLPPELSFTILSYLNATDLCLASCVWQDLANDELLWQGLCKSTWGHCSIYNKNPPLGFSFRKLYMQLDEGSLTFNANPDEGVNYFMSKGILDDSPKEIAKFIFCTRTLNWKKLRIYLDERRDVLDDLVTLHNFRNQFLPNALREFFRHIHAPEERGEYLETLITKFSHRFCACNPDLMRELGLSPDAVYVLCYSLILLSIDLTSPHVKNKMSKREFIRNTRRAAQNISEDFVGHLYDNIYLIGHVAA; encoded by the exons ATGGGTCAGGGACTCTGGAGAGTTGCTAGGAACCAGCAACTGCAACACCAAGGATACAGTGGACAAGGCTATTTTACCAGAGAACATGGTAGGAGGATAGCTACCAACAGTGTTTCCAATACAAGCCATCGCAAACAAGCCCAAGGAGGCATTGATATCTACCACCTGTTGAAGACCAGAAAAACTAAAGAACAAGAAGGATTCATTAACCTGGAAATGCTGCCACCAGAGCTTAGTTTTACCATTTTGTCATACCTGAATGCAACTGATCTCTGTCTAGCTTCATGCGTCTGGCAGGATCTTGCTAATGATGAGCTTCTTTGGCAAGG GTTGTGCAAATCCACTTGGGGTCACTGTTCTATATACAATAAGAATCCACCTCTaggattttcttttagaaaattgTATATGCAGCTAGATGAGGGCAGTCTCACCTTTAATGCCAACCCTGATGAG GGAGTCAACTACTTTATGTCCAAGGGCATACTAGATGATTCACCAAAAGAAATAGCTAAGTTTATCTTTTGCACAAGAACACTAAATTGGAAGAAGCTGAGAATCTACCTTGATGAAAG GCGAGATGTTTTGGATGACCTTGTGACGCTGCATAACTTCAGAAATCAGTTCTTGCCAAATGCACTGAGAGAGTTCTTCAGACACATTCATGCTCCTGAGGAGCGTGGGGAGTACCTTGAGACTCTCATAACAAAGTTCTCTCACCGATTCTGTGCTTGTAACCCTGATTTGATGAGAGAGCTTGGCCTTAGCCCtg ATGCAGTTTACGTACTGTGTTACTCTTTGATTCTACTTTCCATTGACCTAACAAGCCCTCACGTGAAGAACAAAATGTCAAAGAGGGAATTCATCCGAAATACAAGGCGAGCTGCACAGAATATCAGTGAAGATTTTGTAGGGCACCTTTATGACAACATCTACCTTATTGGCCACGTGGCTGCCTAA